One Chryseobacterium sp. StRB126 genomic region harbors:
- a CDS encoding RagB/SusD family nutrient uptake outer membrane protein, whose translation MKKNIIKISLAALTVFVSLTSCERNLDQISSVNEAEEQAMTRPESFRQALDGAYTAFKGGGYYTSDAGNQLIMGDLTTDNLIISESGRNSNIAASNFEFSSDNSQTTGLFSAAYAVVSRANFVLSYLENGVLTGTQKDNVEAEARAIRAAAHFDILRAYSVIPTQKSSAKNQYGIYYSESYRPLNSDSSRSLSVDESYKKVINDLLIAADKITQNDADKGRFSKAAVYGLLSRVYLYQGDNANTVKYGQLALGLSPSVTTLANFNSIWKENEGLAKITDGVLFQISNSAPERNTVGVAYNQLIDGQYRSEFVADYAFFNTFAANDVRKTAYFTTAAYNKKIYNHITKYAGNGGPVNIVPIKYLRTAEVLLNVAEASYNLGNQGTALALLNQLRKERYTSFTPGTEAGQALMDAILKERRLELAFENDRWYTLKRLGLSIQRSGKGDIADGSGSKAAAQTLAVDSYLWQWPIPINAIQANPNIKQNDGY comes from the coding sequence ATGAAAAAGAATATAATAAAAATAAGTTTAGCTGCGTTGACTGTTTTTGTATCGTTAACGTCTTGTGAAAGAAATTTAGATCAGATTTCATCAGTGAATGAAGCAGAGGAGCAGGCAATGACCAGACCTGAATCATTCAGACAGGCTTTAGATGGAGCTTATACTGCATTTAAAGGAGGAGGTTATTACACTAGTGATGCCGGTAATCAGCTTATTATGGGTGATCTTACTACAGATAACCTTATTATTTCAGAGTCAGGAAGAAACTCTAACATTGCAGCTTCAAACTTTGAATTCTCTTCAGATAATTCACAGACTACAGGCTTGTTCAGTGCTGCATATGCTGTAGTAAGCAGAGCTAACTTCGTTCTTTCTTATTTAGAGAATGGAGTGTTAACAGGTACTCAGAAAGATAATGTTGAAGCAGAAGCAAGAGCGATCAGAGCAGCAGCTCATTTCGATATCTTAAGAGCCTACTCTGTAATCCCAACACAAAAATCATCAGCAAAGAACCAATACGGTATTTATTATTCTGAATCTTACAGACCATTGAATAGTGATTCTTCCAGAAGTTTATCAGTAGATGAGTCATATAAAAAAGTAATTAATGACCTGTTAATTGCCGCTGATAAAATTACTCAAAATGACGCTGATAAAGGAAGATTCAGCAAAGCTGCTGTATACGGATTATTATCAAGAGTATATCTTTATCAGGGAGACAATGCTAATACTGTAAAATATGGTCAGTTAGCATTAGGACTTTCCCCAAGTGTTACAACATTGGCTAACTTTAATAGTATCTGGAAAGAAAATGAAGGATTGGCTAAAATTACGGATGGAGTTTTATTCCAGATCTCTAACTCAGCACCTGAGCGTAATACAGTAGGGGTTGCTTATAACCAGTTAATTGACGGTCAATACAGATCAGAATTTGTTGCAGATTATGCTTTCTTCAACACTTTTGCTGCTAATGACGTAAGAAAAACTGCCTACTTCACTACTGCTGCATACAACAAAAAAATATACAACCACATTACAAAATACGCAGGTAATGGTGGACCGGTGAACATTGTTCCGATTAAGTATCTGAGAACAGCTGAAGTATTATTGAACGTAGCAGAAGCATCTTACAACTTAGGAAATCAGGGGACAGCTCTTGCTTTGTTAAACCAGTTGAGAAAAGAAAGATATACTTCATTCACTCCTGGAACAGAAGCTGGACAAGCTCTTATGGATGCTATCCTGAAAGAAAGAAGATTAGAGCTGGCTTTTGAAAATGACAGATGGTATACACTGAAAAGACTAGGTCTTTCTATTCAAAGATCAGGTAAAGGAGACATTGCTGACGGTAGCGGATCAAAAGCTGCTGCTCAGACTCTAGCTGTAGATAGTTATTTATGGCAATGGCCAATTCCAATTAATGCTATTCAGGCTAATCCTAACATTAAGCAGAATGACGGTTATTAA